In a genomic window of Nocardia fluminea:
- a CDS encoding DoxX family protein: MPIKPVRRIARALLGTTFVAAGVNGLMNQKPRAAAANALADKGRTGLPDALAARVPDDPSQFVRVNSAAQVVGGLLLATGRAPRPAALVLAATVVPGTVTEQDFWAETDPDRKAAKRVGFLKDLGLLGGLMIAAADTEGKPSLGWRARRAFKREEPRIAAEGAAIAAAAKVRGAHLADVAHEQGSHLAEVANERGTALAEIARERGPQLADAVRTRGAHLLEVAKDRGPEVADAVRTRGAHLVEVAKDRGPEVAEAARTRGAQIADVAKEKGPELAEAARERGTNLVDTARERGAELAAAAREREEIAVPARRWSRR, translated from the coding sequence ATGCCGATCAAGCCTGTTCGACGCATTGCTCGCGCACTGCTGGGGACCACATTCGTGGCCGCGGGAGTGAACGGGTTGATGAATCAGAAGCCCCGCGCCGCCGCCGCGAACGCGCTGGCCGACAAGGGCAGGACCGGCCTGCCCGACGCGCTGGCCGCACGGGTGCCCGACGATCCGAGTCAATTCGTGCGCGTCAACTCCGCGGCGCAGGTGGTCGGTGGATTGTTGCTGGCCACCGGACGAGCGCCGCGTCCGGCCGCGCTCGTGCTCGCCGCGACCGTGGTGCCGGGGACCGTCACCGAGCAGGACTTCTGGGCCGAGACCGACCCGGACCGCAAGGCCGCCAAGCGCGTGGGATTCCTGAAGGATCTCGGGTTGCTCGGTGGACTGATGATCGCCGCGGCCGACACCGAGGGCAAGCCGTCGCTGGGCTGGCGGGCACGGCGGGCGTTCAAACGCGAGGAACCCCGCATCGCCGCCGAAGGCGCGGCCATCGCGGCCGCGGCCAAGGTTCGTGGCGCGCATCTCGCCGATGTCGCCCACGAGCAGGGCTCGCATCTGGCGGAGGTCGCGAACGAGCGCGGCACCGCGCTGGCCGAGATCGCCCGTGAACGCGGGCCGCAGCTGGCCGACGCGGTGCGAACCCGTGGCGCGCATCTGCTGGAGGTGGCCAAGGACCGTGGCCCCGAGGTGGCCGACGCGGTGCGGACCCGCGGCGCGCACCTGGTCGAGGTGGCCAAGGATCGCGGTCCCGAGGTGGCCGAGGCGGCGCGCACTCGCGGTGCCCAGATCGCCGACGTCGCCAAGGAAAAGGGCCCGGAGCTGGCCGAAGCCGCGCGCGAACGAGGCACGAATCTGGTCGATACCGCACGCGAACGCGGTGCGGAGCTGGCCGCGGCCGCACGCGAACGCGAGGAGATCGCGGTTCCCGCGCGCCGGTGGTCGAGGCGATAG